From Primulina tabacum isolate GXHZ01 chromosome 2, ASM2559414v2, whole genome shotgun sequence, one genomic window encodes:
- the LOC142538064 gene encoding sugar transport protein 8-like — protein sequence MAPAITSVSKGGGDVNFPAKLTKQVVVCSIIAAFGGLMFGYDIGISGGVTSMDDFLLKFFPDVYEKKHRVKEDNYCKYNNQKLQLFTSSLYLAAVVCSFLASFCCKKLGRKRTMQMAAAFFFVGVILNAAAVNLPMLIIGRLCLGAGVGFGNQAVPLFISEIAPAKYRGGLNICFQMLITVGILIANIVNYLTSNIHPYGWRISLGGAALPAIFLGLGSLLIVETPASLIERDQTEEGLRVLKKVRGVEDVEKEYNEILRATETAKKIMHPFRNLMKRSSFPQLFCGTIMQVFQQFTGINVIMFYAPVLFQTMGFGGNVSLLSAVVTGSINCLSTLVAIFGVDKIGRRFLLIEAAIQMLISQVLTGAILATNLHSTNAIPKLYAWIVMFLICVFVSGFAWSWGPLGWLIPSEIFPLETRTSGFFFAVSMNMICTFIIAQAFLTMLCHMRSGIFFFFAAWIVVMGSFAAFLLPETKGIPIDEMNERAWKKHWFWRRFFDYGVESQV from the exons ATGGCACCAGCAATCACGTCTGTTTCGAAAGGTGGCGGTGATGTCAACTTCCCGGCCAAGCTCACCAAACAGGTGGTCGTATGTTCAATCATCGCCGCCTTTGGAGGTCTCATGTTTGGCTACGATATTGGCATATCTG GAGGAGTGACGTCCATGGATGATTTCTTGTTGAAGTTCTTCCCAGATGTTTACGAAAAGAAGCATAGAGTTAAAGAAGACAACTACTGCAAATATAATAACCAGAAGCTTCAACTCTTCACCTCTTCTTTATACTTAGCAGCTGTGGTGTGCAGTTTCCTGGCATCTTTTTGTTGCAAGAAGTTGGGCCGCAAACGCACCATGCAGATGGCCGCCGCCTTCTTCTTCGTCGGAGTTATTCTCAACGCCGCTGCGGTGAATCTTCCCATGCTTATAATCGGTCGTCTTTGTTTGGGTGCTGGTGTTGGGTTCGGGAACCag GCAGTGCCACTGTTTATATCAGAAATTGCTCCTGCAAAATACAGGGGAGGCCTAAACATATGCTTTCAGATGCTTATCACCGTAGGCATTTTGATTGCAAATATAGTAAACTATTTGACATCGAATATCCATCCTTATGGCTGGAGAATATCTCTCGGTGGTGCTGCACTGCCAGCCATTTTCCTCGGTCTAGGCTCCCTTCTCATTGTTGAAACACCCGCTAGCCTAATCGAGCGTGACCAGACGGAAGAAGGCTTAAGGGTTCTCAAGAAAGTCCGAGGTGTAGAAGATGTTGAAAAGGAGTACAATGAAATTCTGCGAGCCACGGAAACTGCCAAGAAGATCATGCACCCTTTTAGGAACTTGATGAAACGATCCAGCTTTCCACAACTGTTCTGTGGCACGATAATGCAAGTATTCCAGCAATTTACGGGGATTAATGTGATAATGTTTTATGCTCCCGTCCTCTTTCAGACTATGGGATTTGGGGGAAACGTATCTTTGCTGTCAGCTGTTGTCACGGGTTCTATTAATTGTCTTTCGACTTTGGTTGCAATCTTTGGAGTTGATAAAATTGGAAGAAGATTTTTACTTATTGAAGCCGCCATCCAAATGCTTATTTCTCAG GTTTTGACCGGAGCAATTCTTGCAACCAACTTGCACTCGACAAACGCCATACCTAAGCTCTATGCCTGGATAGTCATGTTCCTGATCTGCGTTTTTGTCTCGGGTTTCGCCTGGTCGTGGGGTCCTCTCGGCTGGTTGATTCCAAGTGAGATCTTTCCATTGGAAACACGAACATCGGGCTTCTTCTTCGCAGTGAGCATGAACATGATATGCACATTCATCATAGCTCAAGCCTTTCTGACGATGCTGTGCCACATGAGGTCGggcatcttcttcttctttgctGCATGGATTGTTGTCATGGGAAGCTTTGCTGCGTTCTTGCTGCCAGAGACCAAGGGAATTCCCATTGATGAGATGAACGAAAGAGCTTGGAAGAAGCACTGGTTCTGGCGTAGGTTTTTTGACTATGGAGTTGAATCACAAGTATAG
- the LOC142536884 gene encoding pentatricopeptide repeat-containing protein At2g13600, with amino-acid sequence MARKSLLSDTKFSYLDSSAPFAKLLDSCIKKKSFREACAIHARVIKSRFSEEVFINNRLIDVYGKCGYFVYASKLFDKMQTRNTFSYNSMIGALMISGSFDGAERLFCSMPEPDQCSWNLMVSSFAQLEMFDKSLEYLQKMHKENFVLNEFSYGSGLSACSGLRDSISGAQMHASLAKSRFTSDVYMGSALIDMYAKCGDVDCAQRAFDVMVERNVVSWNSLITCYEQNGPASEALWVFVKMMVYGLEPDEMTLASVISACASLCATKEGQAIHARVMKFKKFRDDIVISNALVDMYAKCSMINEARWIFDRMPIRNVVSETSMVSGYAKFSSIKTARTMFSKMMDRNVVSWNALIAGYTQKGSNEEALGLFLLLKREAIWPTHYTFGNLLNACANLSDLKLGRQAHTHVLKQGFRFRHGPDPDVFVGNSLIDMYMKCGSVEDGNGVFRNMVERDGVSFNAMIAGYAQNGKGMEALELFKEMLAFGYKPDHVSMIGVLCACSHAGLVEEGRRYFYSMIEDYDLKPLKDHYSCMVDILGRAGRLIEAKNLIVSMPMPPDSVVWGSLLASCKVHRDIDLGIVVAKKLLEIDPENSAPYVVLANMYAELGRWRDATRVRKLMKQHGVVKEPGCSWIEMGSQVHTFMVKDTRHSQRREIYMVLKTLNKTMKLSRYDPMIDEFDAGGEQSKAELSRFLDFEVPMIVDVA; translated from the coding sequence ATGGCACGGAAATCATTGCTTTCTGATACTAAGTTCTCGTATCTGGATTCATCTGCACCGTTTGCAAAACTCTTGGACTCTTGCATTAAGAAGAAGTCGTTCCGTGAAGCATGTGCCATCCATGCTCGCGTTATCAAATCCCGGTTCAGCGAAGAAGTCTTCATCAACAACAGGCTCATTGATGTGTATGGCAAATGTGGGTATTTTGTTTACGCTAGTAAactgtttgataaaatgcaaaCAAGAAACACTTTTTCTTATAATTCCATGATCGGCGCGTTAATGATATCGGGTTCATTTGATGGAGCCGAGCGCTTATTTTGTTCGATGCCTGAACCTGATCAATGCTCGTGGAATTTGATGGTCTCAAGTTTTGCACAGCTGGAGATGTTTGATAAATCTTTAGAGTATTTACAGAAAATgcataaagaaaattttgtgttgaatgagtTTAGCTATGGAAGTGGGCTTAGCGCTTGCTCTGGGTTGAGGGACTCGATATCTGGAGCCCAAATGCATGCTTCCCTAGCTAAGTCCCGGTTCACATCTGATGTTTACATGGGGTCTGCACTAATTGATATGTATGCAAAATGTGGCGATGTGGATTGTGCTCAAAGGGCTTTTGACGTGATGGTTGAGCGTAATGTTGTCTCTTGGAATAGTTTGATTACATGCTATGAACAGAATGGACCTGCGAGTGAAGCCCTTTGGGTTTTTGTCAAAATGATGGTTTATGGGCTCGAGCCAGATGAGATGACTCTAGCTAGTGTAATTAGTGCTTGTGCAAGCTTGTGCGCAACTAAAGAAGGCCAGGCTATTCATGCCCGGGTtatgaaattcaagaagttcAGGGATGATATTGTAATATCTAATGCATTGGTTGATATGTATGCTAAGTGTAGTATGATAAATGAAGCAAGGTGGATTTTTGATAGGATGCCTATAAGAAATGTGGTGTCTGAAACCTCTATGGTTAGTGGATATGCAAAATTTTCTAGCATAAAAACTGCAAGAACTATGTTTTCCAAGATGATGGACAGGAATGTTGTATCTTGGAACGCGCTTATTGCTGGATATACGCAGAAAGGTAGTAACGAAGAGGCCCTTGGACTTTTTCTGCTCTTGAAAAGGGAAGCTATATGGCCTACTCACTATACATTCGGGAACCTTCTCAATGCCTGTGCAAATCTTTCTGACCTGAAGCTCGGCAGGCAGGCTCATACCCATGTTCTAAAGCAGGGATTTCGATTCCGAcatggaccagaccctgatGTTTTTGTTGGAAACTCTCTCATAGATATGTATATGAAATGTGGATCGGTTGAAGATGGAAATGGGGTGTTCAGGAACATGGTCGAAAGAGACGGTGTTTCTTTTAATGCAATGATTGCAGGGTATGCACAAAATGGGAAAGGGATGGAAGCTCTCGAGTTGTTTAAGGAAATGCTGGCATTTGGATATAAACCAGATCATGTCAGTATGATTGGAGTTCTTTGTGCTTGTAGTCATGCAGGATTGGTTGAGGAAGGGCGTCGGTATTTTTATTCAATGATCGAAGATTATGATCTGAAACCTCTTAAAGACCATTATTCATGCATGGTTGATATACTTGGTCGTGCTGGTCGGCTTATAGAAGCAAAGAACTTGATTGTTTCAATGCCTATGCCTCCTGATAGTGTTGTATGGGGATCTTTGCTTGCATCTTGTAAAGTACACCGTGATATTGACTTGGGGATTGTTGTGGCAAAAAAACTTCTAGAGATTGATCCTGAAAATTCGGCCCCCTATGTTGTTCTTGCAAACATGTATGCCGAGCTCGGGAGATGGAGAGACGCTACAAGAGTTCGGAAACTTATGAAACAGCATGGTGTGGTCAAGGAGCCTGGCTGCAGTTGGATTGAAATGGGTAGCCAAGTGCATACTTTCATGGTCAAAGATACCAGGCATTCGCAAAGGAGGGAGATATACATGGTCTTGAAAACACTTAATAAGACAATGAAGCTCTCAAGATATGATCCCATGATTGATGAGTTTGATGCAGGTGGGGAACAGAGTAAGGCGGAACTTAGCAGGTTCCTAGATTTTGAGGTGCCTATGATAGTTGATGTTGCATAA
- the LOC142536885 gene encoding uncharacterized protein LOC142536885, with product MSFTGLDQIFGKVSADWSAPHSTALEPFLLHVHPLQSDSASLLITVTDFQSNTFQAIKSRLQLEDMRDAVGVGGSWSEFLDYVAASLKSDDVKLLMEGSSESGGALHAKLIAQKSKGMPRVSISLGKLVDGAACKAMESLSRELYSEYKVAHNSLTEEKEQNLRLTNTVADEQEKNKVMQKQLDLMLYSKKHKSHKINDRVGLDNHVMGSQDSPDKLAAHSPSSTKATNRVVPTHRRSKVRGAILKDTEDD from the exons ATGAGCTTCACCGGGCTGGACCAAATCTTCGGGAAAGTCTCGGCGGATTGGTCAGCGCCGCACAGCACCGCACTTGAGCCTTTTCTGTTGCATGTGCATCCCCTGCAGAGTGATTCAGCTTCTCTACTTATCACTGTTACTGATTTCCAATCCAACACCTTTCAGGCCATCAAGTCCCGCCTTCAGCTCGAGGACATG AGAGATGCGGTTGGAGTAGGTGGTTCTTGGTCAGAATTTTTAGATTACGTCGCAGCTTCCCTGAAATCGGATGATGTAAAGCTTCTCATGGAGGGATCATCTGAATCAGGAG GTGCTTTGCATGCAAAATTAATTGCACAAAAATCAAAAGGAATGCCTCGAGTCTCGATTTCCCTTGGTAAACTTGTTGATGGAGCTGCTTGTAAGGCTATGGAAAGTCTCTCGCGGGAGCTCTATTCAGAATACAAAGTGGCTCATAATTCACTTACTGAAG AGAAAGAGCAAAATCTTCGATTGACCAACACCGTGGCTGATGAACAG GAAAAGAACAAGGTAATGCAGAAACAGTTGGACTTGATGTTGTATTCTAAAAAGCACAAATCTCACAAAATAAATGATAGAGTGGGCTTGGATAACCATGTTATGGGCTCACAAGACTCTCCAG ATAAGCTTGCTGCTCATAGCCCAAGCTCAACCAAGGCCACAAACCGAGTCGTTCCTACACACCGCAG ATCAAAAGTAAGAGGTGCTATTCTTAAGGACACTGAAGATGATTGA
- the LOC142538065 gene encoding gibberellin 20 oxidase 2-like, which yields MDSTSYFHPASKSEKENRVLVFDTSLIEKQENLPSQFLWPHEDLAYESEDEFNDPPIDLRGFFNGDQEAVNLAAKQIRLACLNHGFFHVINHGVGSGTIQAVYEHMDAFFKLPLRKKLALKRKPGDLCGYSGAHADRFSSKLPWKETLSFSYEHENEHGLDVVNYIKSVMGEEFEEAGYVYKTYCEAMKNLSFIIFELLAISLGVDRFRYRDFFHDGCSLMRGNNYPPCKEAGLTLGTGPHSDPNSLTILHQDEVGGLEIFSNNKWVAIRPRHDAFVVNLGDTFVALSNGKYKSCLHRAVVNKEKVRRSLVFFVNPKEDKIVRPPVGLIIRGEEPKEYPDFTWSDLREFTQNYYRVDANTLQNFVQWLHSMHKIKNLKHPND from the exons ATGGACTCAACTTCCTACTTTCATCCTGCATCGAAAAGCGAGAAAGAAAATAGGGTTCTTGTTTTCGACACCTCTCtcatagaaaaacaagaaaacttGCCCTCACAATTCCTATGGCCCCATGAGGACTTAGCCTATGAATCCGAGGATGAATTCAATGATCCACCAATAGATTTAAGGGGCTTCTTTAATGGTGACCAAGAAGCTGTAAATCTTGCTGCAAAGCAAATTAGGCTTGCTTGTTTGAACCATGGATTCTTCCATGTGATCAATCATGGTGTCGGTTCCGGCACGATTCAGGCCGTTTACGAACATATGGATGCTTTTTTTAAGCTTCCTCTCAGGAAAAAGCTTGCATTGAAGAGAAAACCGGGTGATCTTTGCGGGTATTCGGGTGCGCACGCGGATCGGTTTTCGTCCAAGTTGCCATGGAAGGAGACACTGTCCTTCTCTTATGAACATGAGAATGAACATGGCCTTGATGTGGTTAACTACATCAAATCTGTCATGGGGGAAGAATTTGAAGAAGCAGG GTACGTTTATAAAACATATTGTGAGGCAATGAAGAACCTGTCGTTCATCATCTTCGAGCTCTTGGCAATTAGCTTGGGAGTCGATCGGTTCCGTTACCGTGATTTCTTTCATGATGGTTGCTCACTAATGAGAGGAAATAACTATCCACCTTGCAAAGAAGCCGGTCTCACTTTAGGCACTGGACCTCATTCTGACCCGAATTCCTTGACGATTCTTCATCAAGATGAAGTTGGAGGGCTTGAAATCTTCTCGAACAACAAATGGGTAGCGATTAGGCCTCGCCATGATGCTTTTGTTGTCAACCTTGGTGACACATTTgtg GCGTTATCGAATGGAAAATACAAGAGTTGCCTTCATAGGGCAGTGGTGAACAAGGAAAAAGTGAGAAGATCATTGGTATTTTTTGTGAACCCTAAAGAGGACAAAATAGTGAGACCCCCCGTCGGTCTTATTATACGCGGTGAAGAACCAAAGGAGTACCCGGATTTCACTTGGTCGGATTTGAGAGAATTCACGCAGAACTACTACAGGGTTGATGCTAACACTCTACAGAACTTTGTTCAATGGCTTCATTCAATGCACAAGATTAAAAACTTAAAGCATCCCAACGATTAG